A window of the Gossypium hirsutum isolate 1008001.06 chromosome A03, Gossypium_hirsutum_v2.1, whole genome shotgun sequence genome harbors these coding sequences:
- the LOC107887417 gene encoding ubiquinone biosynthesis protein COQ4 homolog, mitochondrial, which translates to MIERARIKLSPWQQAAVAVGSAVGALLDPRRADLIAALGETTGKPAFERVLERMRRSPEGRAVLLERPRVISANVGHAWDLPENTFGAAYARFLGSRNFSPDDRPPVRFMDTDELAYVAMRAREVHDFWHTLFGLPTNLTGESALKVIEFEQMHLPMCLLSVVGGTSRFNAKQRKLFFQHYFPWAVKAGFQCTDLMCVYYEQHFHEDLEDARRKWGIIPAPTAPK; encoded by the exons ATGATAGAAAGGGCTCGAATTAAGCTGAGCCCATGGCAGCAGGCGGCGGTTGCAGTAGGTTCAGCGGTGGGTGCGTTGCTCGATCCACGAAGGGCAGATTTAATAGCTGCTTTAGGAGAGACAACTGGAAAGCCTGCTTTTGAAAGGGTTCTTGAGAGAATGAGGAGGAGCCCCGAAGGCAGA GCAGTGCTCCTTGAGCGGCCACGGGTTATATCTGCGAATGTTGGTCATGCATGGGATCTACCAGAGAACACTTTTGGTGCCGCATATGCAAGGTTCCTGGGATCCAGGAATTTTTCCCCGGATGACAGGCCACCTGTGCGATTCATGGACACAGATGAACTTGCATATGTGGCTATGCGAGCTCGCGAGGTGCATGACTTCTGGCATACCCTTTTTGGCCTTCCTACCAACTTGACTGGGGAATCTGCATTGAAGGTTATTGAATTTGAGCAAATGCATCTCCCCATGTGCCTGCTTTCAGTTGTAGGTGGGACGTCAAGGTTTAATgcgaaacaaagaaaattgttcTTCCAGCATTATTTCCCATGGGCTGTCAAGGCTGGTTTTCAGTGTACAGATCTCATGTGTGTATATTACGAGCAGCACTTTCATGAAGATTTGGAGGATGCTCGAAGGAAGTGGGGGATAATTCCGGCTCCTACTGCCCCCAAGTAA